One Oncorhynchus clarkii lewisi isolate Uvic-CL-2024 unplaced genomic scaffold, UVic_Ocla_1.0 unplaced_contig_3043_pilon_pilon, whole genome shotgun sequence DNA window includes the following coding sequences:
- the LOC139394399 gene encoding uncharacterized protein in mobD 3'region-like, with product MIKQCSDRVLSMVLNSERLGTVHGAELRETGANLTTANLTRANLTRANLTRANLTRANLTRANLTRANLTTANLTTANLTTDNLTTANLTTANLTTANLTTANLTTANLTTANVTTAKLTRANLTTANLTTANLTTANLTMDNLTTANLTMDNLTRANLTRANLTTANLTRANLTTA from the exons ATGATAAAGCAGTGCAGTGATCGggtactgtccatggtgctgaactcagagagactgggcactgtccatggtgctgaactcagagagactgg GGCTAACCTGACCACGGCTAACCTGACCAGGGCTAACCTGACCAGGGCTAACCTGACCAGGGCTAACCTGACCAGGGCTAACCTGACCAGGGCTAACCTGACCAGGGCTAACCTAACCACTGCTAACCTAACCACTGCTAACCTAACCACGGATAACCTGACCACGGCTAATCTGACCACGGCTAATCTGACCACGGCTAACCTGACCACGGCTAATCTGACCACGGCTAACCTGACCACGGCTAACGTGACCACGGCTAAACTGACCAGGGCTAATCTGACCACGGCTAACCTGACCACGGCTAACCTGACCACGGCTAACCTGACCATGGATAACCTGACCACGGCTAACCTGACCATGGATAACCTGACCAGGGCTAACCTGACCAGGGCTAACCTGACCACGGCTAACCTGACCAGGGCTAACCTAACCACTGCATAA